The window ATCCCCTTTAGTTGCAGGGTTCTGATTGCTTCCAGTTCCTGCTCCCTTAAAAGCATCTAAAACTGATGTACCGGTCGCCTGTGTTTCTCCGCTTCCGTTACCCTGTGGTGTCTGATTGCCGTTGTTCTGATCTAGTTCACCCATTCCGTTACTCCTTATTTATCAAGGTTAATCAAGGTTATCGATTAAGCTATTAGTAATATTCAATGTCTTAATGATTCCCAATCTTTCCCTTAAAAAGAATTTTGCATATTCACACAAGGCTTTTTCAGCCTCGGTTTTTGCCTCCGTAAAATAAAATAAATCGTTTAAAAGAGCATTAAATATAATTTTCCCGTCTTCGGTTTTAAATACTCTTTTAAAAGTTTTTCTTAAAGCTTCTATCTGCTCATCGGGGCTGCTTGTTTCATACCCCGGTATTACGCACTTACTCATTATCGCCTCCTAGTCCTCCTGTAAGCTGTTCCGATAATTCTTGAATAGGCGATCCTTCTTTTACCGGCTCGTTAAGCTTATCGAAGTTATTGGTTATATTACTTTGTGCCTGCATTTGCATTTGAGCCTGCATAGCCTGCATTTGAGCTTCAGCCCTTTGCTGCCTGATTTTCTCTACCTCATCATCTTCACGGATTGCCGATTGCGGGAACCCGTTTGTATCAAGTACATTTTTAAGAAGTTTATCCGTATCGATATAATCAAGTACTTCGGGGTTCATCTGTATAATAGGCTGTGAGATAGCTAGGCTTGTCTGTACGCCTCCCGTTTGATGATACCTCTTTTGAGCCTGAGCTAAAGGCCCTACAAAGTCAACATTTAAAACGGCATCGGATCCGTTTAAAATATTGGGAGGCTCCGGAAAGCGTCCCTGCCTGTACATAATATTTAATGTACGGATAACTATTTCGGATAGAGCCTTGTTTTGATTGACTATCAGGCTTGATAAAAGAGCAGACTTTTCACCCTGTAATTCTATGACTTCTGTTGCTGTCTTTTGTGCTGTTTGGGCCTGTAACATAAGCATAAAATCGACATGGAACTTATCCCGCAATCTTGATTCTATATCCTGTATAGTTTCAAGCGTAATAGGAAAGTTTGCCCCTATGTTTATAGGTGTCATAATCATATCGGGCCTTTCATAATAGTTATATCCGGCAGGAACAACCGATTCAAAACCTCGCATAGAATCCGGTACATTCATAGGCGGCTCCGATACAAGCTGTGCTAACTTTAATCTTGCTTCTTCCACCTTGTTTAAAAGCCTCATATCAGGGATTGCCTCTCTTGCAGGGCTTCCCCCATAAGCGGATGAAGTTTCTTTTTCCCAAATAAAAACGCTGTAAGGCAATTCATAATAACCTGATTCTTCTAAAATCGTGTTATTGTCCATATCGATATAATAGCTTGCAAATTCCATATTTTTACCGTCAAGCTTGCTTTCATCGTAATCATCTCTAGGTAATACCGCATGTAAGATTTTAATTTCTTTGTTTTTACCCTTAATGTCCTTTGCATCGTTTTTTATCTGCTCGCTTACATTTTCCTCTCCAAAGCGGGCTATAATATTTTTTACCGTCATAGAAAAATATCTAAAAACGGTATCTATATCGCCGTATTCATTTTCTGCAATATAAATTTCAGGTTCCGCTATAGTCAAAAACCTGATAGAGTTCTCTTTTTTCTCGTCAATAAGCATAACGCCGTGCCCGAAAGAAGCAGCATTGCTTATAAATAAAGAAACCTGACTATATAGATTGTTCCTGTTGAATTCTTCATACAAGGCTTTTTCCGATTGCTCAAGCCAATCCTTAACGCCCGCATATTCAAGCATTTCAGTATTATTTAAAGATAGCTTTAGCCATGTAACATTGGGGCTTATTGTATAACCCATAAGCCCCGATACCAACTTTTTCAAATATTCGGACGGCCTGCCCGTATGCCGCTTAGGCCGTTTGATTTCTTCCTTGTTTTCGCTCCAGTCAAAAACATTAGAGCCTATATAAGTACAAACATCCTGCCATTCCGCCTCGTGCATGGAACGTTTATCCTTTAGAATGTCAAAAAGACCTTTTATATCGTCTAATAATTCTTTACTGTCCTTTTTAGTTTCCATACAAACATTCTATCAAAATAAATTTTTCTTGTTACATAACTTTAAAAAATAATTATTTTTTTTGTTTTTTCTTTAACTTGCTTTTTTGTAATATTATTTTTGATACCAGAACCCCTGTTTCCATAAGTTCCGGAGTGTTCCCTCTCAGCTTAAAATGTGTCATTACAGCAGCTTCGGCACGGCTCATTAAAAGAAGATTTTCAATACTACAGTTTTGCTTGTTTCCATCTTTGAAAGTTACAATCATTCCTTTAGGAACAGAGCCATGTTTTTTTTCATAAATACGAACATGCTTTAAACACCATACATTAGGTTCTTTTATCTTTATATAAACATAGCCGTTTGTATCTATTCGTTCAGAGCCTACGGGTCTATGATTTTTAGGAATATTCCCTTTTTTAAACCAGCCCTTTTCACACCCCGGAGAATAATAACCTTTCCGCCCTTTATTGTAAGGAGTATGTCCTTTAGGAAAGTGTCCTGTAAGACCGCTTTTAATGTGCCTATTATGTTTACATGTTCTAATTTGAGCTTCAGTGTAATTAGTTGCAAAGACTTGGTTTACAAGCTCCGTAAGTTCTGCTGTAGATTTTCCTTTTACATTTTCTTTTATGTAAAAAATAATATGGTCTGGAAAAAGTTTACTCATTACCAACTCCTATTCTGAGCATTTCAGGTACCTTGGCATTACCGGTTTTCCATTCATCGGCATACTTATAGGCTTGAAGTGAAAGATTTGCATTTTTAATAATAGCCTCTGCTACCTTTACTACGGCATCAGCCTTTTTAATTTCAAGGTCAGCATTTTTTTCCATAACTTCATCATCCATTAAACGTTCAATCTGTTCAAATAAATGGTTATTTAAATCGGTTAATTTATTTTTCATATTATATTTCCTCCTCTCTTATTTTAGTGGCTGTAAACTTTTAGTTGGCAACCACTTTTTTAATCTCTAAGATTATCAATATCCGCCTTATCCACTCCCATACTGATAAGCAGTAAGGTACAATAACCTATAATATCTGCAACATCATTGATACGCGGTTTTTCATCAGTATTTGCCATAATGCGTCCAAGTTTATCGTCAAGCCGAATCAAAATAGAATTAACGGCATCTCCTTTATAAAAAATCTGTTTAGGATTTAATGCCGAATTTCCGTATAGTCTGTTTTTATATAAAAGCAAATCTTCCATCGCTTCCATAATTTCATTTATCTTATTCCGTGTATCGGTTTCATTACTCATATTTTCGCACCTCCTTCTATCTCAAAGCAACGGCAATGCCTGTAATTAAAAAAAGTAACCCAATTCCGCAAAATATTACTAACAGTAAAATCTTTAGAATTGTAATAATCTTTTCTGTAATGTTGTAAAACTCATAGTCTGTCATTTTTCATCTTCTCCTCCACTTTATTTATACCAATCAGAATTCTTTTTAAGCCATCTTTTTACATTTATTTTTTTTATGCAAACTTGCTCATATACAGAAACTTCGTAATCTTTCAACACTTCTTTTACAAACCTTAAAGCTGCTTTTTTCATTCGTTCTGTAGGTTCTGTAGCAATATCATCGTAATAACTAAAATTCCAATCCAAAGATTCTAGAAAATTATCTAAAACACAAGCCGCCTCACTTTTTACATCAGGCTTCATTTTTACAAAACCTGTTAATATTAAGCCTTCTGGTATTTCCTTTTCTTGTTCTGTAATTTCTGCCAAAGCCATTTGTATAGCATCATCAATATTGTATGATAAAGGAATTTCACTATTGGCTAAGCTCCAATATTTAGTTTCTTTCATCTTATCCTCTTCTCCTCTTAAAAAAATATTTACCCATACGGATCAAAGCTTGCGCCTCTTGTCCGCTTGTTTTTAAAATTCCATTGCCCGTTTTGTTTTTCTAAGGCCCTGCCTGGGTGCCTTGCGTATTCGCTCATAATCGCATAACGTGTTTCATCATAAATATGATCCTCCAATGTAGTGTCTATATCTTCCGGCCTCGTAGTGCTTGGAAGTAATAGCGGTATAGTCCTTATAAAATCAAAGCAGGTATCAAAGACTAAAAGCATAGGCTTCCCGTCCTCTCCCTTACTCTTTAATAATTGATGGAACTGCATCTTGCCGTTAATCCTATCGTTATCAGCCTTGATCAGTTTCCAGCCTTCAACTTCAAACTTATCTGCTATTGTAGGCCCGTCATCCGTTTTGCCCCAAACTGCGGGATCGGCAACCATCGTATTTACACCTTCGGCAATGGATAAGGCGTAAGCTTCTTTTGCAATACTGCTCGCACTTCGCCTTACCCCCTTATTGGCTTCTCCATTTTCACAGCCGTAAAGCTCACGGTATCTAATCATCCGGCCGTCCCTTGAAACTGCCCACCAGCCTATACTGAAAGGCCTTGAATATCCCCAGTCCATGGAACAAAACTTAAACCACACACCCGGATCAAGAGCTATAGGTTTAATCACATGGCTTTCTCGGCTAAACTCCTCAAAAGCACTACCGGCTATAATATCCCAGTTACCTTTTCTTAAAGCCTCATAAAGATACTTTGGCAAAAGCCTTAACCGCTTTTCATAACCTTTATCGTTCTTTATTAAATAATCGTTATCGTCCAATCTGCTCGGAATAAAACATCTTGTATTCCCGTCCTCATCCGTATAGATTGTATTCGGGTTTTGATTATCAATAAACCTTTTCTTTAACCAGCCGTGCCCTACGCCTCCGGGGTTTCCCGTTCCTCTCATATAACAAGGAATACCCTTAGCACTTCGGCATCGGCTCATCATATACCTCCAGCAATAATCGCTTGAATAATTGCCTAACTCATCAAAGCCTATCCATGTATATTGGTGCCCCTGATAATTGCTTACATCATCATCTCTTTCCAAGTACCTCAATCTTAAAAATGAACCTGTCGGAAAATTAAAAATATTATCGGTTTTTTTATAAACCGCTCCCATCGGAATATAGAGCTCTTTAGCCCTTACGATAATATCTTCCAATTCTTTATAGGTTCTACGGAATAAAATACCTCTCCAGTTCTCCCTATGCTTATTGCAACCGGCTAAAAAATCCATAAGTAAAAAGTCCGTTTTACCCCCTCCTGCAGCTCCTCCATAAAAAAGCTCAAAGGCAGGGCATTGTAAGGCTAGTGATTGTTTTTTAGTCGGTTTCCAAATAATCATATAATTCCTTTTTAACTTGTTTTAGTTTCTGTCTGCCATTCGGCAATAGAGGTTTTATCGCTTATCATAGCGACCGGCATCATAGCTTCCATATTTATTTCAGGCTTAACAAGGCTTAAGTACTTCATTAAAA of the Treponema denticola ATCC 35405 genome contains:
- a CDS encoding terminase family protein, which produces MIIWKPTKKQSLALQCPAFELFYGGAAGGGKTDFLLMDFLAGCNKHRENWRGILFRRTYKELEDIIVRAKELYIPMGAVYKKTDNIFNFPTGSFLRLRYLERDDDVSNYQGHQYTWIGFDELGNYSSDYCWRYMMSRCRSAKGIPCYMRGTGNPGGVGHGWLKKRFIDNQNPNTIYTDEDGNTRCFIPSRLDDNDYLIKNDKGYEKRLRLLPKYLYEALRKGNWDIIAGSAFEEFSRESHVIKPIALDPGVWFKFCSMDWGYSRPFSIGWWAVSRDGRMIRYRELYGCENGEANKGVRRSASSIAKEAYALSIAEGVNTMVADPAVWGKTDDGPTIADKFEVEGWKLIKADNDRINGKMQFHQLLKSKGEDGKPMLLVFDTCFDFIRTIPLLLPSTTRPEDIDTTLEDHIYDETRYAIMSEYARHPGRALEKQNGQWNFKNKRTRGASFDPYG
- a CDS encoding HNH endonuclease signature motif containing protein — encoded protein: MSKLFPDHIIFYIKENVKGKSTAELTELVNQVFATNYTEAQIRTCKHNRHIKSGLTGHFPKGHTPYNKGRKGYYSPGCEKGWFKKGNIPKNHRPVGSERIDTNGYVYIKIKEPNVWCLKHVRIYEKKHGSVPKGMIVTFKDGNKQNCSIENLLLMSRAEAAVMTHFKLRGNTPELMETGVLVSKIILQKSKLKKKQKK
- a CDS encoding portal protein — encoded protein: METKKDSKELLDDIKGLFDILKDKRSMHEAEWQDVCTYIGSNVFDWSENKEEIKRPKRHTGRPSEYLKKLVSGLMGYTISPNVTWLKLSLNNTEMLEYAGVKDWLEQSEKALYEEFNRNNLYSQVSLFISNAASFGHGVMLIDEKKENSIRFLTIAEPEIYIAENEYGDIDTVFRYFSMTVKNIIARFGEENVSEQIKNDAKDIKGKNKEIKILHAVLPRDDYDESKLDGKNMEFASYYIDMDNNTILEESGYYELPYSVFIWEKETSSAYGGSPAREAIPDMRLLNKVEEARLKLAQLVSEPPMNVPDSMRGFESVVPAGYNYYERPDMIMTPINIGANFPITLETIQDIESRLRDKFHVDFMLMLQAQTAQKTATEVIELQGEKSALLSSLIVNQNKALSEIVIRTLNIMYRQGRFPEPPNILNGSDAVLNVDFVGPLAQAQKRYHQTGGVQTSLAISQPIIQMNPEVLDYIDTDKLLKNVLDTNGFPQSAIREDDEVEKIRQQRAEAQMQAMQAQMQMQAQSNITNNFDKLNEPVKEGSPIQELSEQLTGGLGGDNE